TACTTAAAAATACATCGGAAGGTGTTATTAGTTTTTTTAGTCCAAAACCTATATATGATGACTATAAAATGATAAGGTCAGGAGAGAAATACAAGAAGATTTCTAATGAGTATTCAATGTATGGTCTCGATTGCCCATATTCAGAAGCAGAATTTAAAAAAATTAGCTATATAGGGTTGGGTATTTGGGCGATTATTAAAACTTTGATGATTGGTGGTTATGTATATTCGGCTAAAACTACACTGTCTGAGGCGGGTGAAAATCAAAATATAATTAATTATTTGCATACTAGACTTATTGATGTTGCAACAATAACGAGCATTATAAAAGAGATTGGAGAATTAGCCGGAAACTATAAGGAAGTATTTCATGGATTATTATCCCTGTCTTGTGCGTATGATTTATTTGATGCAAATAGTATAAAATCGGCAGAATGCAAAACTGTGATTGAATTATTGCAGACAAATACCTTTAAGGATAAGGCATCATTTTTTTCTCGTTCTGGGCGTGTTTTAGCAGCGCATACTTTATTCAAACAAGTAAAGAATGAATTTATTAAAGCGCTACAAGTCATTGGAGAGTTAGATGCATGTTTTTCTATAGCTAAGATTTATAAAGAATCTCAACATAGAAAAGTATCTTATTCTTTTGTTGAGTATAAAAAGGGAAAAACTCCGTACATACAACTAAAAGAGTTTTGGAATCCATTTGTTGATACAGATAAAGTTGTTACCAATACAATTATTTTAGATGGTGCTACGTTGCCGCGTGGCGTTGTATTGACTGGCTCTAATACGGGTGGTAAATCAACATTACTAAAAGCTATATTTATTAATTTATTACTTGCGCAAACGTGCGGTATTGTTGCTGCTAAAAAAGCAGTGATTGTTCCGTGTGATTATATCGTGAGCTCTTTGAATATTAGCGATAATACTGCAGCAGGTATTTCTTTATTCCAATCTGAGGTAAACCGTGCAAAATCTATTGCCCAGATTGTTGAGCAATCAGCTGTAGATAATAAACTTGTTTTTGTTGGTATTGATGAGTTATTTACAGGAACATCAGCAAATAAGGGTAAACAGGCGGCAATAGAGTTTGTACAGAAACTACTTACTAAAAATAATTGTTCATTTATGTTTGCAACTCACTTTTCATCGGTAACAGATCTTGAAAAAATGAGCAGTGGTATATGCAAAAATATGAAGATGGAGGCGTTTGCTCAGGCAGATGGTTCTATTATTCGCCCATTTAAATTAGAAGATGGTATCAGCACACATAACATTGCCAATGCAATTTTGGCACAGCAATTGAATGGTGTTGTAGGGCGCTAATTTATTAAACATTATAGTTTTTATATTAAAGAAGCGGCTTAAACCCGCTTCTTTTTTTTATCTCTGGGATAATCTTAGGGTAATGCAATACATGTATAAATAACTTGTTGTTGATTTTCAAAACAACTATATTATAGATAATAGAAAAACGTGTAAGTAACAAAGGAAATTAATGAAAATGAGCCTCAAGTATGTTGTTTTAATTATCGTGTTAGGTGTCTGTGGCTTGCTTGGCAAAATTGGTTATACATTTTTTTTTGATAGTACAAAACCGTTTATTATGATTTATGGCATAGAAAATAACAAATCTTACGCTGGAGATATTGAGTGTAAAGTTTCTAGCGATAAAAGTGGCAACCTTGCTGTGTGGCTTGATGAAAAGCCATTGATTACTAGTTTTAAATTAGCTGCCAATGTGAATGCATATCCATTTACTATTCCTACAAAAACGCTTGCCAATGGCAAACATATGTTAAAAGCTACACTGACAGATAAAACGTTTAATAAAAACGTAACGGCTATTGAACGAAACTTTGAGGTAGATAATGTACCGTTGCAGGCAGCATTTATAAAACAAGATATGCAACACAAAGTATTTCAAGGACGTACATTGCATGTGCAATTTCAAGTAAACAAGCCAATTAAAAAAGCAGAAATTCAGGTGCTTGCGCATACGTATGATTGTATCCCAGAATCAAAAAATTCGTCAGTATATGAATGTTTTATACCGATTGCATGTGAAGAGATGCCCAATGAGTATCTTCTTTCTGCAGTTATTACTGACCGTGTTGGTAATGTTTTGAATCTAGATAGTAAATTTCACATTATGCCATTTCCATTTAAAACACAACATTTGCATGTTGATTCAAAACAAGTAGAAAAAGAAAAAGAAGTTGGTTTGCCAAACTCTCAGCTTGAAGAGCAAATAGCTGAATTGACAAAAAAATCACCAAAAGAAAAACTATGGCGTGGTGCTTTTTGTACACCACTTGAAGTCAAGCGTGTTACGTGTGATTTTGGTACAGTACGTACTACCCAAGAAAAAGGGCGTTATGCGCATAAAGCGCTTGATGTAATTAATTTACCAAAAAGTGTTGTATGGTCAACGCAAAATGGTATTGTGGTAATTAAAGATCGCTATGCTATGACAGGTAATACTGTTGTTGTTGATCATGGTATGGGTATACTTTCTATGTTTTGCCATTTGGAAGATTTTGCCGATATTGAAGTTGGTCAAAAAGTTGCAAAGGGTAATCCTGTTGGCACAATGGGCAAAACTGGTTATGCGCAAGGATATCACTTACATTGGGAAATGCGACTAAACAACATTGCTATTGATCCTATGCAATGGACGAAAGCAAATTTTTAGCGGAGTAAACGATGTATTTTAAACCGTTGGACAGTAAAATATATTCTTTAGCGGTACAATTAAATCCAGTAAGTCGTTATATACTTACTGGATTTTTTCTTTGTGGCATTGTTTGGTTCTGGTTATTTTTTTTGTATTTTCCATTAGATGCGCGTATTAATTGTGTTAGTAGCCAGTGTCGTTTAATGAGCACACAATACGATCAGCTAGAGTACGCCACAGCAGAGTGTAAAGAGCTGCAACATCGTGTGAGTCAATTGCATGTAACGCTTAATGCATATCGATCTAATCAACCAAAATATAATGATACAAATATGTGTCCTGTTTTTTATATTACTCGTTGTATACATAAAGCGGGCTCAAAACTTAATACATGTAAAGCACAAGCAAAAACAAAAAAAGATTGGTATACGCAACAAGAAATACTATGTAACAGTAGCGGAAATATGGAGAAGATTATTTCGTTCTTTAATGTACTTGAGAAATCATTACAACTGTGCACATGTGATAATTTTTCACTGACTCAATCGAGCGAAGGTGCGTGGAATCTTTCGTGTAAGCTTTCCTATTATCAGATAAGCGAACAATAAAATATTACTTAACTAAATATTTTTTTATTTTTGCTCTATTTTTTAGTAGAGAAACGATAAAAATAAAATGCCCTTCAACTTAGAACAAGCTGAAGGGTTAGGGGGGTGAACAATACTTAGACGTATTGTTCGTTTAGGGACACTTTAAAATTTTCTGGACAAACTTGGGAAGATCGTAACAATCAGCTACCTTGTTGTCAAGAAAATTTTTAGCTATGATGATAGCGTTTTAATTCCCAATCGGTAACAATCCTATTGAACAAACTAATTTCATTATTTTTTG
The DNA window shown above is from Candidatus Dependentiae bacterium and carries:
- a CDS encoding M23 family metallopeptidase, which codes for MSLKYVVLIIVLGVCGLLGKIGYTFFFDSTKPFIMIYGIENNKSYAGDIECKVSSDKSGNLAVWLDEKPLITSFKLAANVNAYPFTIPTKTLANGKHMLKATLTDKTFNKNVTAIERNFEVDNVPLQAAFIKQDMQHKVFQGRTLHVQFQVNKPIKKAEIQVLAHTYDCIPESKNSSVYECFIPIACEEMPNEYLLSAVITDRVGNVLNLDSKFHIMPFPFKTQHLHVDSKQVEKEKEVGLPNSQLEEQIAELTKKSPKEKLWRGAFCTPLEVKRVTCDFGTVRTTQEKGRYAHKALDVINLPKSVVWSTQNGIVVIKDRYAMTGNTVVVDHGMGILSMFCHLEDFADIEVGQKVAKGNPVGTMGKTGYAQGYHLHWEMRLNNIAIDPMQWTKANF